A single Mercenaria mercenaria strain notata chromosome 9, MADL_Memer_1, whole genome shotgun sequence DNA region contains:
- the LOC123546715 gene encoding melatonin receptor type 1A-like: protein MTKIDEIADGNRLTNADLSCLLTSTFSIVSITVNVFVCTATIFGNILILISIYKYSKQFKGSLYMFIGNLAVADLLLGLWLLLLLYEEVVPDVKQDWYFCVTKPIGVLISYSCSILTLIGISFDRFMAVIFPLKHLVHTYKRKFFIAYLTLIWIISIIGGSLTVILPNLEPPSNTFVCRIGAILPPGFELVSSVALLLAILINSSLFGVVMWKIKTKEIPGNSNSQKKNTKTVLMIVIFVTFAVCWLPFVICSFLLQANIAPSTFQNVVCAQEYLARLGFVNSAQNWIIYGLANRNFRTAFKKILCCNGCTFPLKPVSFSTDGSRSKSACKETECPVNLKQNETVI, encoded by the coding sequence AAATTGCTGATGGAAATCGTTTAACGAATGCGGATCTTTCTTGCTTGCTGACTTCAACATTCAGTATTGTGTCAATCACTGTAAATGTGTTCGTGTGTACTGCaacaatatttggaaatattttaattctaataagcATTTATAAGTATTCTAAACAGTTCAAGGGCAGTTTGTATATGTTTATTGGAAATTTAGCGGTTGCTGATCTATTACTAGGTTTGTGGTTGCTGTTATTATTATATGAGGAAGTAGTCCCGGACGTGAAACAAGACTGGTATTTTTGTGTTACTAAACCTATTGGAGTTCTTATTTCTTACTCCTGCTCAATTTTGACTCTAATTGGTATATCTTTTGACCGCTTCATGGCAGTCATATTTCCATTAAAACATCTAGTACATACATATAAGCGGAAGTTTTTCATAGCATACTTAACTCTAATATGGATTATATCAATTATCGGTGGAAGTCTTACCGTTATTCTGCCAAACCTAGAACCACCTAGCAACACCTTTGTATGTAGAATCGGTGCTATCCTTCCTCCTGGCTTTGAGCTTGTTTCATCAGTAGCGTTACTTCTGGCAATACTTATCAATTCATCATTGTTTGGGGTCGTAATGtggaaaatcaaaacaaaagaaatacctgGAAACAGCAATAGCCAaaagaaaaataccaaaacagTTTTGATGATAGtaatttttgttacttttgccGTATGTTGGCTGCCGTTTGTGATATGTTCATTTCTGCTGCAGGCAAATATTGCGCCTTCTACATTTCAAAATGTAGTGTGTGCACAAGAATATTTAGCAAGGTTAGGGTTTGTGAATTCCGCACAGAACTGGATAATTTACGGTCTTGCAAACAGGAACTTTCGAACGGCATTTAAGAAGATTCTTTGCTGCAACGGTTGCACATTCCCTTTGAAACCAGTCTCATTTTCAACTGATGGGAGCAGATCAAAGTCGGCTTGTAAAGAAACGGAATGTCCCGTCAATCTAAAGCAAAATGAAACAGTTATATGA